One Salvia miltiorrhiza cultivar Shanhuang (shh) chromosome 6, IMPLAD_Smil_shh, whole genome shotgun sequence genomic window, GGGATATGATCTTCCAGAATTGAAAGGATTCAACCACTCTTTTGGGAGGTGCTGTCTGGTTTATCATGTGGTCTAAaccatactccctccgttctaTTATTGTTATCCCAAATTTTTTGAACATGTGAATTAAGAAAAGggtgtaaattggttaaaagttaTAAGACTCACACCTTTTAAAGAGTTAAATAATAGGAcaacaataatgggacggaaTGAGTACTATTGAAGGATGGATATAATATGCATCTCTTCTTGTGGCAGCTATAATTTTCCAGAATACACTTGTGACATATGACCGCGAACATGAAAAGGTTGGTTTCATGGGAGCGAATGCACTTATCGCTTGCCTCGTCATCTCTTCCTTCGGACATAGATAGGTGAAATCAATTGTGGGCATGGCTCCTAAGCATGCCCCAACCGAAATCCCTCAACCCGAAACTTCAGGTTTGATATGTTGCTATTTTCTATTATGATTTCGCAATGTATGAACTACCAATCTAGTATCCACTTTATGCTAACGATTACGTTTTAGTCTATGTATAATTTGATTCAAATTGAAGTATAATTGAGGTAAACTAGTAttactcccgtgcgatgcacagtcaaaaattagattttttagaatattatattaagaaaataaaattctataagttacttatattattatataaaatagctctaataaaGATGATAGCATTAAAATGAACATAAAACCATCTTATAGCTGGAGGCCATAAAATGAATGACGaagatcttgacaaaacctttttaactaacgattattattattatctatttaaaaaatttccaccaaaatatctagctatttttctttcaaattttctattagttttGAAAggatttttggaacttttaattactttttacttatttgcatttcataatatatttttttgaggcgttaattgactgtaaatccacaaactattagtgaattttgctattttttcaactatataaagttgcaatataaatacataaactttagctcATTCCGGAATttgccctgaattttaatttcgttcatacatgacaacattaaagatgatataatatatatatatatatacatacattatattaaaataacttatataaaatttctactgaaatatacacagtactaatatatataggggtgggctaccgtaagagcacatcttaaaataagaaataagaacaatttttaatgtatgaattttatgtagaacacgtatgaattcgctgtataaatgtatgaattgtgaaaaataaatttttgctacctttgggattcgaactcatgaccataaatccatccaacaggattacgaatcaatcgtagatcttgatgatctaaaggctgaaaatgatatatagggaatgactaaaataagagcatttcttaagatataaaataagaatcattttcagcctttagatctAGAGGTGGATCGgcacggtataccgaaattttttcgtcataccgtataccataccgtaaattgcggtatgagaatttccataccgttgccgtaccgtacttttcggtataccgaagatcggcataccgaaaatttcggtatgagaattttcataccgttgtcgtaccgatagtgcggtataccgtaTCGAAAGTCGGTATACCATACCTTACGGTATTACCGAAGTTATTGTTATATCGTTTCATGCCTAAATTGTCAAACCATTAAGATATACCGTATATTTGTACATATtgaaatttcattaaacaaaTACAAATAACTTTCTAACAATCAAACTCCACTTCTTcaacaaagcaaaaaaataatttaccactaataatatatatatatatatatatatataattgattctGACGACATAcggattttttcggtatataccagTGGTATATACCTAAACAACGGTATATACCGGTTTTTCGGCATATACTgcggtatcggtatatatcggtataccgcggtatgaggaaaatgataccgttgtcgtaccgaaaatcttcggtacggtacaataccgtaccgaaattttcggtataccgaaatttcggtattttcagtattttttcggtacggtaagtgcggtataccgatttttcggtattttgctccacccctatttagatcatcaagatctacggttaattcgtaatcatgttggatggatttatggtcctgagttcgactcccaaatataacaaaatttatttttcacaattcatacctttatacaacgaattcatacgtgttctacataaaattcatacattaaaaattgctcttatttcttattttaagatgtgctctcacgatagcccacccatatatatagggggccgctccaatgagaccctctaattttagtgagatctagggcacgatctgatgcgtttattttatcaatcctatggctgagaTTGTATCTGgagagtgattttttttcgcagggttcgaatcctggagggagcagaatattttaaattttgttattcatcagtatatactgcattgttcatcagtatatacggccttgttcatcagtatatatatcttattcattacgaattttttaaattttacttttcatcaatatatacatcttgttcattagatatacgttttgttcattagtattatatgtcttattcattgtactcatgttacacgaaaaatagggggtctcactggagcgcgcccatatatatatatatatatagggtgagttatactaagaatgctatctttcgtgagaaatgagaatgattgaataagccagtatatagtgttgcataagccgcttgtaatgactgaataacatttttacctgggttcgaatcctggagggagtgaaaattatatctaattaattgaattttgttaTTCAGTCAATACAAGcagcttattcaacactatatattgacttattcaatcattctcatttttcacgAAATATAGCATTATTATTATaactttttcctatatatatgtatttgtgtattaatattatatatatatatatattatatttaatgaatatatagtttaattttaaaatttgtattttgataaaattaacaaatacaacctagcaaagaagaaatttaaaatttgtcatGATGAAGGatcataacattttaaaatttgtttattttattttgttttttatatttttactatatagtatattattcatatttatattttttattataacaatttaatgcaattacaaagattaaacttatatttgttcattttagaactctttagcttaaaatataaatttgtagataaataattatatatatatatagggtcgcattcaatggagaccactaaatattcaaagaacagataccaaatctcagccgttgatcttatctaatctaacggtcagcatttattcacgccatgtgcAACGAAATTACTGAGACGTTTAATATAATTTGATAAACGTTCAATAGTTCGTGGTTTTCATAGAATGCGACCCTGTATATAGaaatatatggtgtggttctagagagaactacattatttgtgagaaccatcaaatctaatgcatccactgtaaaaattaatgcattcgctgttaaaattaatgcactcaaaaaaataaaaaaaaattgctcccttcaggattcgaacaaaggatctgcattcatccaacacgATGATgaatccaccgtagatcttgatgatcgaatggctgaaaatggttcttcattcttcttttatttagtggttctttcttgaacctctccatatatatatcttaaaaatagaatttctaatatgatttacatttattaaatttttagtatgtttttgtatgaattttatatctattattattattattattattattattattattattattattattattattattattattattattattattatctagagtagacaaaattaataaaaaaaaattagaaacaaaaaattatttccaaaaatagtaAGGTATTTTTTGGCGAGAAAatataacttattatttttgaaagtgattgagcttatatatatatatatatatatatatatatatatagattgcaAATTCCAGAATTTTGGGTTTAGTTAAtgtacatatttatttaatatacatacgtattaattaagaatttgaaaatccaataaaataaaactttaaTTAGCTAAAAGAATTTTAATCTGAATTTCGTCATTtatctctcaaaaaaaaaaaattaagcattcaagcttACTTTTGTCCCATGCATCTTATTATCTAGTTTGGAACTCTAAAATTCATGATGATTTTACGTGTGTATtccatttaaatttttttggtgAAAACCTATGaagatttcaagaaaaaaaaaaagatgaagacCTATATAAACCGTGTGCCatatttactaaaaaattaaaaatataatattcctTATGTATCTCAaatatctttctttctttttattttaattcatccTAAAATATCTTCCTcatttatttttagaaacaatGTCACTGGGAGTACAAAATAAATCGTCTCCATAAATGACTAAAAATTTGAATAATAACCATATTGAAATCGAAAAACCAATGAAATTATTTGAGTAAATAGCAATTAATAGCGTAAATTAGCGAATAAAATACACAATCTTGCGTTTTGAAAAGCAAAAAATTAGAGATTAGAGAGAAATCGATCACCATCTCCGACCTTCTCTCTCATCGAAGCGTGTCTTCTCTCTCTACAAAAACACGCACGTAAACACATATCAGCTTCATTCGTCTACGTACTCGTGCAATGACAGGTAGTTCCCTTGTTTTAAGCTTACGGATTTGTAATTCCATAGTTTAAGCTTGTTTATGCGATGCATACACACCattgttctttttcttttctatttttgggTGGGAGGGGGTCTGGAAATTGAAAGGGTGAAGTGGAAGAATCTCCAGAAAATTTAAGAAGAAAGAggaaaaaagaattattaagcTGCATTGAAAATTAGCATTATCTTTTTTACTGTTTGGTTCGCTACAGAATCCAGTTCCGGCTTTAGATTCATGCATTAGTATGATTAGGAGTTTCATGAAATCGTAATATTTAGGGTTTCCTTTTGCGTTTATTTCTACGACATTGAGAAATATCCTGTTTCTAACTTGATTTCGGCTTCTTCAGGCTATCTCTGCTGTTCTGCTgcgatttttgaaaaaacaaatatgggaaatattaattttttctgaAAATAATATGGAGTGAGTAGTGAGTACCTTTCTTTAGCTGCATGCCAACATTTAGGAATTAACTAGTGTAGTGAGAGAAGAAGCTCTAAAATTTTTGTTAAATGtacaaaaaaatcaaagatGGTTTGGTATAACTGAAGTGAACAGAGATTACATGGGGAGTTCTGATATTCCCATGATATTTGTGTTAGTTCATGAGGTTATTGATGATGAtgcatgatgatgatgatccttAATAATGGAATGCAGGGTCAAAGTGGAGAGTTCTGTAACTAACCCTTTAGTTTATGAGGCGCCGTTGGTCGAGCTTTGTGATCTTAAGCAGTATTGTGATGCCAGGTTTTTTGCCTTTTCTTAGTTCTAGTTTCATAGATGATCTTGTTTTCATGCGtttaaagctcgaatttgaTATGATCCACAACACAAGCCAATATTGAATGAGTACAGGGGACCCTTCTTTGAGTATACTATAGTCTTTATTggttacttttcttttttcctttcttgATTTGTGGTTCTTGCAAGGAGTCCAATGAATTGATGACCTTATCTTGTCGTGCATCGAGCTTTTAGGATCTAGCCAAACAATCCCCAGTTCCATTTGGACTATTGATTATGCTTGCTTCCTAGCTTCATTTCTGTCTTAAATTGACCCTCTCTAGATGTACTGATTTGAAAAGGAAAATGAAAAAAGTGTGTGATGCTGAATAGGATCTGCCTTGTTTTGTCTGAGGATGGAAATTGTCTAATTTGTTTTGGATCAATCATTTcacatgaattttattttatgctcTGACCTCATTTGAAGCAGTGAAGAGAAGTTCTTTGcatttgttgattgattaacCATACAGATCACAGGATGACCCCAAGCTCACGTCTCACCACTAGGCGGGCATCTCGGAATTTCCGGCGCATGTTACTGCTAATACTCGGTTCTGTTTCTGTCGTTGCAATCATAGTACATGCtgagaagatctcctacttgatCCGCCCTCTTTGGGATACTCCTCCAGCTCCATTTGAGCATTACTTACCTCATTATTATGCAGAAAATGTCTCCATCAACAATCTATGCAGTCTCCACGGTTGGTCCTTGCGATCCGAGCCACGTCGTGTCTTTGATGCAATCATATTCAGCAATGAACTGGACTTGCTAGAAATCAGGTGGAAAGAGCTCTACCCTTATGTCACTAAATTTGTCATCCTGGAAGCCAACACTACCTTCACAGGCATCCCAAAGCCTCTCTTCTTTGCTGAGAATCGCAACAGATTCACCTTTGCTGAGGGCAAGATCGCCCACGGTGTGTTCCCCGGGCGCCTTGCCACACATGGCTCTCACGAGCCATTCAAAGTCGAAGCAGAGCAGCGCCGAGCTATGAACCATTTGCTTCGCCTCGCTGGTATAGCTGTTGGTGACCTTCTCATTGTGGGGGATACTGATGAGATACCAACTCCTCACACTGTCAAACTGCTGCAATGGTGCGACGGGATACCTCCCGTGCTTCACCTAGAAATGAAGAACTATCTGTATTCATTCGAGTTCCAAGATGACTACACCAATTGGCACCCAACCGCGCATGTTTTCAACCAGTGGACGCAATACAGGCATTCACGCCAAACTGATGTTCTCCTAGCTGACTCCGGCTGGCACTGCAGCTTCTGCTTCCGTTACATAAGCGAGTTCGTGTTCAAGATGCAAGCATACAGCCACGCAGAGCGGGTGAGGCGTAAAGACTTCTTGGAGCATTCGAGGATTCAGAGAATCATCTGCAATGGCGATGATCTGTTTGACATGCTGCCTGAGGAGTACACTTTCAAGGACTTGTTCAAGAGGTTGGGATCATTACCTCGATCTGCATCTGCTGTACATGTTCCTGCTTACGTGATTCAGAATGCGGACAAGTTCAGGTTTCTCCTGCCCGGTGGCTGTGCTCGTTCGCCTGGATGATCGCGTGTGTCGTAGCCACTCAAAAGACTCAATGGCAGATGGTTTCAAAGGTTAGCTGCCTAATGTTTATTATCATTCATCTCTGGatgtttttagatatatatactTTGCCAGAATCATTTTTAGGTAGCctgcattaatttatatgttTTTGTTATCATACAAGACAATCTTGCATGCCAAGAACcaaattaatcatatatatttgATCGTAATCATGTTTCTGGAGAAGGTAGCAAGAGCTTTAATGAATGGATTTGGTTTATTAATTATTACAGAATAATGCACCAGTTTTTAGGCTATGACTTTTTTTTTGTAAGTTTTGATTAAACTAATTGGTTAGAGATTAGATTGTGTATCGATTTGAATAGTCTAAAAGTTAGTTTTGGATTGGAAACCTTCACTTCGGAACTTCatttattgatttttctatCTTGCATACAGTTTTTGGAATGTTAATGTTGTATGTTGTTCTTCGTTTCAAAATCATGGtataaaaaatcaatattttGTGTCATGGTTAAATACATGGGCTCATTAGCAATGGTGattgaggtggtcttgggtacacccgggtcACACCTTCACTTAAACTTTGACCCGCACTCTGATTTGAACTCATATCCTGACCCAActcatataaataacactattttgggta contains:
- the LOC130988261 gene encoding uncharacterized protein LOC130988261 isoform X1; this translates as MRRRWSSFVILSSIVMPDHRMTPSSRLTTRRASRNFRRMLLLILGSVSVVAIIVHAEKISYLIRPLWDTPPAPFEHYLPHYYAENVSINNLCSLHGWSLRSEPRRVFDAIIFSNELDLLEIRWKELYPYVTKFVILEANTTFTGIPKPLFFAENRNRFTFAEGKIAHGVFPGRLATHGSHEPFKVEAEQRRAMNHLLRLAGIAVGDLLIVGDTDEIPTPHTVKLLQWCDGIPPVLHLEMKNYLYSFEFQDDYTNWHPTAHVFNQWTQYRHSRQTDVLLADSGWHCSFCFRYISEFVFKMQAYSHAERVRRKDFLEHSRIQRIICNGDDLFDMLPEEYTFKDLFKRLGSLPRSASAVHVPAYVIQNADKFRFLLPGGCARSPG
- the LOC130988261 gene encoding uncharacterized protein LOC130988261 isoform X2; translation: MTPSSRLTTRRASRNFRRMLLLILGSVSVVAIIVHAEKISYLIRPLWDTPPAPFEHYLPHYYAENVSINNLCSLHGWSLRSEPRRVFDAIIFSNELDLLEIRWKELYPYVTKFVILEANTTFTGIPKPLFFAENRNRFTFAEGKIAHGVFPGRLATHGSHEPFKVEAEQRRAMNHLLRLAGIAVGDLLIVGDTDEIPTPHTVKLLQWCDGIPPVLHLEMKNYLYSFEFQDDYTNWHPTAHVFNQWTQYRHSRQTDVLLADSGWHCSFCFRYISEFVFKMQAYSHAERVRRKDFLEHSRIQRIICNGDDLFDMLPEEYTFKDLFKRLGSLPRSASAVHVPAYVIQNADKFRFLLPGGCARSPG